GTATACGTTGGCAAAGAAGATGGAAAACACACAATTCCACAAGAAGAGATAAATAGATTACTGTATAAGTACGCACTTACTTATGACACAGTTTTAAGGTTAAAAGGGGGAGATCCTTTTGTTTTTGGTAGAGGCAGTGAAGAAGCTTTATATCTTTCTGAAAGAAATATAGAATATGAAATTGTACCTGGAATCACCTCTGCTATTGCAGTTTTAGCTTATGCTGGAATTCCTGTAACCCATAGAGGAATATCTTCTTCCTTTAGAGTAGTAACTGGGCATGAAGCTCCTGATAAAGAAAATTCTTCAATAGACTGGGAAAGTATGAAAGCAGATGAAACTTTGATATTTTTAATGGGACTTCATAACATTGAAAAAATAATGAAAAAACTTATTGAAATAGGTAAAGATTCTAAAACACCTGTTGCCGTTATTCAATCAGGAACAACTTTAAATCAAAGAGTTGTAGTAGGAACTATTGAAAATATTGTTGAACTTTCAAAAGATTTACAACCTCCTTCTATTATTGTTGTTGGAGAAGTTGTAAAACTTAGAGAAAAAATTGCATGGTTTGAGAAAGTTATACATTATCAAAATTTCGGAATTTGATATTGATAAGGTCTTTTTTAATTTTCGTAATATCAAAATTTTTAGAAGGTTTCCCTAAATTTCCTATGTTTGGTGTGTGGATATAATTTTGTATGTAATATACTTTACGAAACCCTCTGTTATATAAATCTAAAATTATTTCATTTACATCTTCTTCAGTTATCAAATCAGAATGAACTGTTGTTCTAACTTCAAAATTAATATTAGAATTTATCAAAATTTCTAGAGTTTTTCCAAATCTATCAAATGTATTAGTTTTGGTAATTTCTTTGAATTTATACTCTGGTGCTTTGTAATCCAAAGCTACATAATCAATAATTTTCTCTTCTAATAAAATTTGCACCACATCAGGATTTGTTCCATTTGTATCAAGTTTTATTTTAAACCCTAAATTTTTTACTTTTTTTGCAAAATTTTCTAAATTTTTATAGAAAGTTGGTTCTCCTCCACAGAATACAACTCCATCGAGGAGACCAACCCTTTTCTTTAAAAAATCTAAAACTTGTTCTTCTGTTATTCTATCCTCTTTTGAGAAAACTATATCTGGATTATAACAGTAATCACATCTAAAATTACAACCTGTAAACCAAACAATAGCACTCACATTATCAGGATAATCCAGCAATGTAAATGGTGTTAAATCGTAAATAAAACAAGGCATTTTCTTAAACTTTAAAATATACCCTCTCTTTAAATTCTCCCTTTTTACCTTTGTTAAAACTTTCTATAGGTCTGTAGTATCCAACAACTCTTGTATATTGTAGTGTCTTTGTTCTTTTACCTTCTAACATTTGTAAAATCTCTTCTTTTGTTTTTGCTGTTTTAACCATTGCTATCTACCTCCTGTAAATATTTATTAATTAATTCTTCATCACATTTAGGACAGTATTCATAATTTTTATCTAATCTACCGTGAATTGGACATACTGTTATTAAAGGAGTTAGTGTTATGTACGGGAGTCTGTAATTGGTTAATATTTTTTTAAGTAAATTTCTACAAATTTCTGGGTTTTGTATATGCTCTTTTAAGTATACATGTAAAACTGTTCCTCCTGTATATTTACACTGTAAGTCATCTTGTAGAGATAAAACTTCAAAAGGGTCATCAGTGTAATTCGCAGGAACTTGAGAACTATTTGTGTAGTAAATATTTTCTCCTTCTCCAGCTGTAATAATATCAGGAAATCTTTTTTTATCTTCTTTTGCAAATCTATAAGTTGCTCCTTCTGCTGGAGTTGCTTCAAGATTATAAAGGTTGCCTGTTTCTTCTTGGAACTTTACAATT
The nucleotide sequence above comes from Sulfurihydrogenibium subterraneum DSM 15120. Encoded proteins:
- the cobA gene encoding uroporphyrinogen-III C-methyltransferase, translated to MGKVYIVGAGPGDVELLTLKALKIIQNADVILYDRLVNEEILNFAKKDAQLVYVGKEDGKHTIPQEEINRLLYKYALTYDTVLRLKGGDPFVFGRGSEEALYLSERNIEYEIVPGITSAIAVLAYAGIPVTHRGISSSFRVVTGHEAPDKENSSIDWESMKADETLIFLMGLHNIEKIMKKLIEIGKDSKTPVAVIQSGTTLNQRVVVGTIENIVELSKDLQPPSIIVVGEVVKLREKIAWFEKVIHYQNFGI
- a CDS encoding anaerobic ribonucleoside-triphosphate reductase activating protein — protein: MPCFIYDLTPFTLLDYPDNVSAIVWFTGCNFRCDYCYNPDIVFSKEDRITEEQVLDFLKKRVGLLDGVVFCGGEPTFYKNLENFAKKVKNLGFKIKLDTNGTNPDVVQILLEEKIIDYVALDYKAPEYKFKEITKTNTFDRFGKTLEILINSNINFEVRTTVHSDLITEEDVNEIILDLYNRGFRKVYYIQNYIHTPNIGNLGKPSKNFDITKIKKDLINIKFRNFDNV
- the nrdD gene encoding anaerobic ribonucleoside-triphosphate reductase is translated as MVKTAKTKEEILQMLEGKRTKTLQYTRVVGYYRPIESFNKGKKGEFKERVYFKV